The Thalassotalea sediminis genome includes the window TTGTCGTTGGGATACGCTAGATGATGACCGTGAGAATGGCTGTATACGAAGCATTGACAATGCGTTCTCTACAGAAGGTGGCTTAGCCGTATTATCAGGAAACATCGCCGTTGATGGCTGCGTAGTTAAAACCGCAGGCGTGTCCGAAGATAACTTAACGTTTACCGGGCCCGCACATATTTTTGAAAGCCAAGATGCGGCTGTTGAAGGTATTTTAAACGGTAGTGTCGTTGCCGGCGAAGTCGTTGTGATTCGCTATGAAGGACCAAAAGGTGGTCCTGGTATGCAAGAAATGCTTTACCCGACAACCTACTTAAAATCTATGGGCCTAGGTAAAGCCTGCGCGTTGATCACTGACGGTCGTTTTTCAGGTGGCACTTCAGGCTTATCTATTGGCCATGTATCACCTGAAGCCGCAAGCGGTGGCGCAATTGGCCTAGTAGAACAAGGTGACATAATTCACATAGATATTCCAAAACGTGCTATTCAAATTAACATCAGTGATGAAGAGCTTAATGCCCGTCGTGAAAAAATGAACGCGAAAGGAACAAATAAATGGCAACCCGTTGATCGTCACCGTCCAATCAGTTATGCGCTAAAAAATTACGCCATGCTTGCAACAAGTGCAGACAAAGGTGCAGTAAGAAATCGTGACTTGCTCGATGGGGTAGCAAATAATGACTGATGAAGAACAACAAAAACTGGCACAAACAAATGCCAACCAAGAGCAAGCATTAGATTATTTACGTCGTATCTTATTAGCGCCTATTTACGAAGTTGCGGTTGAAAGTGACTTAACGCCACTGAATAAACTATCTGCGCGATTAGGGAATCAAATTTATTTAAAACGCGAAGATCAACAACCCGTACATTCCTTTAAATTACGCGGCGCATATAACAAGTTAGCGAACTTGACTGAAGCACAATGCATACATGGCGTTGTCGCTGCATCAGCGGGTAACCATGCGCAAGGTTTAGCGCTTGCGGCGCATAAACTCGGTATTAAAGCCACCATCGTTATGCCGATCACAACACCTGAGATCAAAGTAGACAATGTTCGTCGTTTTGGTGCAGACGTGCGATTAGTTGGCAAAAGTTTTAATGAAGCAGCGAGTGCCTGTTTACAAATTGCAAAAGATGAAAATAAAACCATCGTGCACCCATTCGACGACATTGATGTTATCGCCGGTCAAGGCACAGTAGCTAAAGAGATTCTTCAGCAACAAACTAAATGTGACGTCATCTTTGTACCTGTTGGCGGCGGCGGTCTTTTAGCAGGAATGGCTGTTTACCTTAAACAGTTAAGGCCTAATATCAAAGTGATTGGCGTTGAAGCAGAAGACTCAGCATGTTTAAAAGCAGCAATGGAGGCTGGCCAACCGACTGATCTTGATCAAGTAGGGCTATTTGCAGATGGTGTCGCTGTTAAACGTATTGGTGAGCATACGTTTAATTTAATAAAGCAATACTGTGATGATGTAATTACAGTGTCGACCGACGAAATCTGCGCCTCAATTAAAGATATTTTTGAACATACGCGTGTTATAGCAGAGCCCGCTGGCGCATTATCGTTAGCAGGGTTACAAAAGTATTGCCAATCAAGTGAAGGTGACGAATCTCTGGTTGCCATTTTATCTGGCGCCAACATGAATTTTCATACCTTAAGGTATGTTTCTGAACGCTGTGAACTTGGTGAACAAAAAGAAGCAGTATTGGCTGTTACCATTCCAGAAGAAAAAGGTAGTTTTCGACGTTTTTGCCAAGCATTGGCAGGTCGTGTGATCACCGAGTTTAATTATCGTCAGGCACAGCATGATGATAATGAAAAGGCACACATTTTTGTTGGCGTGAGGTTATCTGGTCAACAAGAGAGAGAAACCTTGATTGATGTACTGCAACAACAAGGTTATCACGTTGATGATTTTACCAATAATGAATTGGCAAAACTACATGTCCGCTACATGGTAGGCGGACAAAATCCTACTGCAGTGCAAGAACGTATTTTTAGGTTTCAATTTCCAGAGTATCCTGGCGCTTTAGAGAAGTTTCTAGATACCTTAGGCGAACGTTGGAATATTAGCCTATTTCATTATCGAAATCACGGTGCAGCATTTGGTCAAGTGCTTGCTGGCTTTGAAGTAAGTAATGATGATCAGTTGGACTTCTTCAACCATGTAAAAACGCTTGATTATGCATGGCAAGAAGAAACCAATAACCAAGCCTATAAAGCATTTTTAAGCTAACTATTAGCAGCATATCCCGAGCTAACATGCTGTATTAACTTGACATATAAACACCTCAATGACATATTATGTCAAGTTAACATAGCTTAGTAAGGAGTTTTTTATGTTAAAAAATGGACTACCTACCCAATCTAAAAAACAAGATAATATCAACGTTTCTAAACACTTGACCAAAGGCGTAATTGTCGCGGCAATTTTTATTGGTGCGTGGATGACTTTTTACACCATTGACGAAGGTCATGTTGGTATTGTTAAACGATTTGGCGAAGCAACAACACAGGTAAACCCAGGCCTTCACACCAAAGTTCCTTTTGCAGATACCATAGAAGAACTTGAAATTCGTACACGTAAAAATGCGGAGTCATTGAAAGCTTCTACCTATGAACAGATGCCCGTAACAGCAGAAGTATCTGTAAACTGGACAGTGATCCGTTCAGAAGCCTTCGAGCTATACAAAAATTATGGTGGTTTAGACCAGTTTGAAAACCGTATTCTTGATCCAAGATTACGCTCTGCAACTAAAGACGCCTTAGCGCGCTTTAAAGCAGAACAAATTGTTCAAAATAGAGGGCAAGTAATTCAAAAGATAGAAGAAACACTGTTATCTGAAATGACTGAATTTCCCGTGAAACTGGATAGCGTTCAAATTGAAAACCTTGTGCTACCACCTAAATATTTACAGAGTATTGAAACTAAGCAAACCGAAAAAAACTTAGCGGCTGCTGAAGAGCATCGTTTAGAGCGTCAAAAGCTTGAAGCACAGCGCGAAGTTAATACCGCAGAAGCAAAACGAGATGCAGAAAAAGCACGGGCTGACGGCTCAGCGTATGCTATTACAACAGAGGCAAAAGCCGAAGCAGAAGCAATAAAGTTAAAAGGTTTAGCTGAAGCAGAAGCGATCAAGAAAAAAGCCGAAGCGATAAAAACCAGCAAAGTGCTTGTTGAATACGTTAAAGCAC containing:
- the ilvA gene encoding threonine ammonia-lyase, biosynthetic; the protein is MTDEEQQKLAQTNANQEQALDYLRRILLAPIYEVAVESDLTPLNKLSARLGNQIYLKREDQQPVHSFKLRGAYNKLANLTEAQCIHGVVAASAGNHAQGLALAAHKLGIKATIVMPITTPEIKVDNVRRFGADVRLVGKSFNEAASACLQIAKDENKTIVHPFDDIDVIAGQGTVAKEILQQQTKCDVIFVPVGGGGLLAGMAVYLKQLRPNIKVIGVEAEDSACLKAAMEAGQPTDLDQVGLFADGVAVKRIGEHTFNLIKQYCDDVITVSTDEICASIKDIFEHTRVIAEPAGALSLAGLQKYCQSSEGDESLVAILSGANMNFHTLRYVSERCELGEQKEAVLAVTIPEEKGSFRRFCQALAGRVITEFNYRQAQHDDNEKAHIFVGVRLSGQQERETLIDVLQQQGYHVDDFTNNELAKLHVRYMVGGQNPTAVQERIFRFQFPEYPGALEKFLDTLGERWNISLFHYRNHGAAFGQVLAGFEVSNDDQLDFFNHVKTLDYAWQEETNNQAYKAFLS
- a CDS encoding SPFH domain-containing protein, with the protein product MLKNGLPTQSKKQDNINVSKHLTKGVIVAAIFIGAWMTFYTIDEGHVGIVKRFGEATTQVNPGLHTKVPFADTIEELEIRTRKNAESLKASTYEQMPVTAEVSVNWTVIRSEAFELYKNYGGLDQFENRILDPRLRSATKDALARFKAEQIVQNRGQVIQKIEETLLSEMTEFPVKLDSVQIENLVLPPKYLQSIETKQTEKNLAAAEEHRLERQKLEAQREVNTAEAKRDAEKARADGSAYAITTEAKAEAEAIKLKGLAEAEAIKKKAEAIKTSKVLVEYVKAQQWDGKLPTTVMGSDQGILWNMKEK